One genomic segment of Acinetobacter oleivorans DR1 includes these proteins:
- a CDS encoding penicillin acylase family protein, with translation MLNSRPHPTRPLIKYGTLLLGALLAGCNSSSSLDSTPTQKQITIKRDKFGTPHVYANDTYGLFYGYGYSVATDRLFQMEMSKRTGQGTVAEVLGPDYLQYDIATHSRFDPENIKQQLAALSPEDRAIFEGYAAGFSKRVKEVLADPALMPKEFTDHGFKPSTWQPEDIAMVWVGLILNRFFSASSEVSNLDLLTQLQKEKGQEEGLKVYQQLRWLNDPSAPTIIQYAQKPQLIARQQQILKDISPISNKAAKTYLAQARIALGKSVVDGVPTASNAWVLKGDKTIEGQAVLYNGPQQGWYTPAITYDIGLHGAGYNLTGITPVGLPAILFGTNGKIAWGSTVGSLDTNDVYQLTLNPSNSKEYLYKGAYIPFEHKQVKIKVKNQADHVLDVYKSKQGFISTWDDNNHTAYAQKRSWEGVEIETLLGWANAAKASNWDEFLAQAKRVAASITWFYADTKDNIGVAALGRLPIRPENQHIQLPAKGDGSMEWQGFYDFSHNPKEYNPQKGYVTSWNNKAYAGLRSDSSNFSYVDRANELIEPLKSKPKLSQQEIWEINKTAAWSDLNARYFVPYMIQAAQSPNASPLAKKVAPLLASWDLKLRPDSEAKYYQGAAPAITRAWLNQMIELVLKPNLSENIYKRYTDTLYPVNNDPRSAQPASASKLIWNALQGKQASIPQQVDFLKGQTADEVVLKALENALTELSKQYHSTDPNDWKIPVATMGFSSKNSVGIPWAAPSHEQHLSTYGNTGSATFRVVLNPNQVTMCSILAPGQSGFINQNGKPDVHFADQLPLFESYKCKDDAVSQKEIDQSTQQSITLNY, from the coding sequence ATGCTGAATTCTCGGCCTCACCCTACACGCCCTTTAATTAAATATGGAACATTACTTTTAGGCGCACTTTTAGCGGGTTGTAATTCTTCATCAAGTTTAGACTCAACACCAACACAAAAGCAGATCACGATTAAGCGTGATAAATTCGGTACTCCTCATGTATATGCAAATGATACCTATGGGCTTTTCTACGGTTATGGCTATTCGGTAGCGACCGATCGATTATTCCAGATGGAAATGTCAAAACGTACAGGACAAGGTACGGTTGCTGAGGTCCTCGGCCCCGACTATCTTCAATATGATATTGCGACGCATAGCCGTTTTGACCCAGAAAATATTAAGCAGCAACTCGCCGCGCTCTCACCAGAAGACCGAGCAATTTTTGAAGGTTATGCCGCAGGTTTTAGTAAACGGGTTAAAGAGGTTTTAGCAGATCCAGCTCTTATGCCTAAAGAGTTCACAGATCATGGTTTTAAACCATCAACATGGCAACCAGAAGATATTGCTATGGTTTGGGTAGGCTTAATTTTGAATCGCTTCTTTTCAGCCAGTTCTGAAGTATCAAATTTAGATTTGCTCACGCAACTGCAAAAAGAAAAAGGCCAAGAAGAAGGTCTTAAAGTCTATCAACAATTACGTTGGCTAAATGACCCAAGTGCTCCAACCATTATCCAATATGCACAAAAACCACAGCTTATAGCGCGTCAACAGCAAATACTTAAAGACATTAGCCCTATTTCAAACAAAGCAGCAAAAACCTATCTAGCGCAAGCTCGGATTGCTTTAGGCAAAAGTGTTGTAGATGGTGTACCTACCGCCAGTAATGCATGGGTCTTAAAAGGTGATAAGACTATTGAAGGCCAAGCAGTTTTATATAATGGCCCACAGCAAGGATGGTATACACCAGCAATCACCTACGATATTGGTTTACATGGAGCGGGCTATAATTTGACAGGTATTACTCCTGTTGGCTTACCTGCAATTTTATTTGGAACCAATGGCAAAATAGCATGGGGCTCTACGGTAGGCTCACTCGATACTAACGATGTTTACCAACTCACTCTAAATCCAAGCAATTCAAAAGAATATTTATACAAAGGAGCTTATATTCCATTTGAGCACAAGCAAGTAAAAATCAAAGTTAAAAATCAAGCAGACCATGTTTTAGATGTTTATAAGAGTAAACAAGGTTTTATAAGTACATGGGATGATAATAACCATACGGCGTATGCGCAAAAACGTAGCTGGGAAGGCGTAGAAATTGAAACTTTGTTAGGATGGGCAAATGCAGCGAAAGCCTCAAATTGGGATGAATTTCTTGCTCAAGCCAAACGTGTCGCAGCCTCTATCACTTGGTTCTATGCCGATACTAAAGATAATATCGGTGTTGCTGCTTTAGGTCGTTTACCTATTCGTCCTGAAAACCAACATATTCAGCTTCCAGCTAAAGGTGATGGTTCAATGGAGTGGCAAGGTTTTTATGACTTCTCGCATAACCCTAAAGAATACAATCCGCAAAAAGGTTATGTCACAAGCTGGAATAACAAAGCCTATGCTGGCTTACGCTCAGATTCGTCAAACTTTTCTTATGTAGATCGGGCGAATGAACTGATTGAACCTTTAAAAAGTAAACCAAAACTGAGTCAGCAAGAAATTTGGGAAATTAATAAAACAGCTGCATGGTCTGATTTAAATGCCCGTTATTTTGTTCCTTATATGATTCAAGCGGCACAAAGCCCTAATGCATCGCCATTAGCCAAAAAAGTCGCACCACTACTTGCCAGTTGGGATCTTAAATTACGCCCTGATAGTGAGGCGAAATATTATCAAGGTGCAGCACCAGCAATTACACGTGCATGGCTTAATCAAATGATTGAACTGGTACTCAAACCAAACCTTTCAGAAAATATTTATAAGCGTTATACCGATACGCTTTATCCAGTAAATAATGATCCACGAAGTGCACAGCCTGCGAGTGCTTCAAAATTAATCTGGAATGCCCTGCAAGGAAAACAGGCGAGTATTCCTCAACAAGTTGATTTCTTAAAAGGACAAACAGCAGATGAGGTTGTCTTAAAAGCTTTAGAAAATGCGTTGACTGAACTTTCAAAACAGTATCACTCTACTGACCCGAATGACTGGAAAATTCCAGTAGCAACGATGGGCTTTTCTAGCAAAAACTCCGTCGGTATTCCATGGGCTGCCCCATCACATGAACAACACCTTAGTACTTATGGAAATACGGGAAGTGCTACGTTTAGAGTGGTCTTAAATCCAAATCAAGTCACCATGTGTTCGATTTTGGCCCCAGGACAAAGTGGATTTATTAATCAAAATGGAAAACCTGATGTCCACTTTGCAGATCAGCTTCCTTTATTTGAAAGTTACAAGTGTAAAGATGATGCGGTGAGTCAAAAGGAAATCGACCAATCAACTCAACAAAGCATCACTTTAAACTACTAA
- the pcaD gene encoding 3-oxoadipate enol-lactonase: MPSFQSADAQINYQTFGEPSSPALVFSNSLGTNYGMWQKQFNELKDQFFVICYDTRGHGSSSTPDGPYTVKQLGEDVVRLLDHLNISKAAFCGISMGGLTGQWLAIHYPNRFSHVVVANTAAKIGQEQAWLDRAKLVREQGLQPIAATAASRWFTDPFIQSHASIVNNLCNDLSAGSAMGYANCCEALAKADVREQLKDIKIPVLVVAGTQDPVTTVSDGEFMQQRIPQSKLAEIDASHISNVEQSEAFNKILKDFLVS, encoded by the coding sequence ATGCCATCTTTTCAATCTGCCGATGCACAAATTAACTATCAAACTTTTGGCGAACCGTCGTCCCCTGCTCTGGTGTTTTCCAATTCTTTGGGCACCAATTATGGTATGTGGCAAAAACAGTTTAATGAGTTAAAAGATCAATTTTTTGTGATCTGCTATGACACTCGTGGTCACGGTTCATCATCTACGCCTGACGGTCCATATACTGTAAAGCAATTAGGTGAAGATGTTGTCCGTTTACTGGATCATCTGAATATTAGCAAAGCTGCTTTTTGTGGAATTTCTATGGGTGGTTTAACCGGTCAATGGCTTGCGATTCACTACCCTAACCGTTTTAGTCATGTGGTTGTGGCAAATACTGCCGCTAAAATTGGACAAGAACAGGCATGGCTTGACCGTGCAAAATTAGTACGTGAGCAAGGTTTACAACCGATCGCAGCTACAGCAGCTTCGAGATGGTTTACAGATCCCTTTATCCAAAGTCATGCTTCAATTGTCAACAACCTGTGTAACGACTTAAGTGCTGGCAGCGCAATGGGTTATGCCAATTGTTGTGAGGCTTTGGCTAAAGCGGATGTCCGTGAGCAGTTAAAAGACATCAAAATTCCTGTATTAGTCGTTGCTGGAACTCAAGATCCTGTAACAACCGTTTCAGATGGTGAATTTATGCAGCAACGCATTCCACAATCAAAACTTGCAGAAATAGATGCCTCTCATATTTCCAATGTAGAACAATCAGAAGCTTTTAATAAAATCCTAAAAGATTTTTTAGTGAGCTAA
- the pcaF gene encoding 3-oxoadipyl-CoA thiolase: MKNAYIIDAIRTPFGRYAGGLAPVRADDLGAVPIKALMQRNPNVDWEQVDDVIYGCANQAGEDNRNVGRMSALLAGLPYQVPATTINRLCGSSLDAIAIAARAIKAGEANLVIAGGVESMSRAPYVMGKSDSAFGRTQKIEDTTMGWRFINPKLKKLYGVDTMPQTAENVAEQFNVNRADQDQFALVSQQRTASAQAKGFFSKEIVAVEIPQRKGDAVVIDTDEHPRASTTLEALSKLKPVVKADGSVTAGNASGINDGAAALLIASDEAVQAYNLKPRAKIIASTAVGVEPRIMGFAPAPAIKKLLKQANLTLDQMDVIELNEAFAAQALAVTRDLGLPDDSNKVNPNGGAIALGHPLGASGARLVTTALNQLEQTGGRYALCSMCIGVGQGIALIIERVEAL, translated from the coding sequence ATGAAAAACGCTTATATCATCGATGCCATCCGTACTCCATTCGGCCGTTATGCCGGTGGCCTTGCACCTGTCCGTGCCGATGACCTTGGCGCTGTGCCGATTAAAGCACTCATGCAGCGCAACCCGAATGTAGATTGGGAACAGGTCGATGATGTGATCTATGGCTGTGCGAATCAAGCCGGTGAAGATAACCGTAACGTGGGCCGTATGTCAGCACTGCTTGCAGGTTTACCATATCAGGTGCCAGCAACCACTATTAACCGTTTGTGTGGTTCATCACTCGATGCGATTGCCATTGCTGCACGTGCTATTAAAGCAGGTGAAGCGAACTTGGTGATTGCAGGTGGTGTGGAAAGTATGAGCCGTGCACCGTATGTGATGGGTAAGTCAGACAGTGCTTTTGGTCGTACCCAAAAGATTGAAGACACCACCATGGGATGGCGTTTCATTAACCCTAAACTTAAAAAATTGTATGGTGTAGACACCATGCCCCAGACTGCCGAAAACGTCGCTGAACAGTTTAACGTGAATCGTGCAGATCAGGACCAGTTTGCCTTGGTGAGCCAACAACGCACCGCAAGCGCGCAAGCCAAAGGCTTTTTTTCTAAAGAAATCGTGGCAGTTGAAATCCCTCAGCGTAAGGGGGATGCTGTTGTGATTGATACCGATGAACATCCACGTGCATCAACCACCCTTGAAGCTTTAAGCAAACTTAAACCGGTTGTCAAAGCAGATGGTTCTGTGACTGCGGGGAATGCTTCAGGTATTAATGATGGTGCAGCAGCTCTACTGATTGCTTCTGATGAGGCAGTTCAGGCCTACAACCTCAAACCACGTGCCAAGATCATTGCTTCAACAGCAGTGGGTGTAGAACCACGCATTATGGGTTTTGCCCCAGCCCCAGCGATTAAAAAATTACTGAAACAAGCCAACCTGACTTTAGATCAGATGGATGTGATTGAGCTGAATGAAGCCTTTGCTGCACAAGCTTTGGCAGTGACCCGTGATTTAGGTTTGCCAGATGATAGCAACAAAGTAAATCCAAACGGTGGTGCAATTGCTTTGGGTCATCCACTTGGTGCATCAGGTGCACGCTTAGTCACTACAGCTTTAAACCAGCTTGAGCAAACAGGCGGACGCTATGCCTTATGTTCAATGTGTATTGGTGTAGGCCAAGGCATCGCATTGATTATTGAACGTGTTGAAGCACTTTAA